GCTGAATCTCCACTGAGGATCCGAAATTCTATTAAGAACCCGGTGCCGGTCTCTGTtgtgccgccgccgccgcctccacCACCGCCCCCACCTCCACCAGGACACTGGGAAACTCCAGTTCATACTCCATCACTTCTTCGTAAGCCAAGCTTGAATCCACCAGTTCTAGTAGCACCTTCAAGGCCTGTGGCTATTGACAGTCCAACAACTATTTCTCCAATCCAATTGCCTCCCAGTTCTGAAGATGTTGAGAAGAACGACGAGACTCCAAAACCGAAATTAAAGCCGCTACACTGGGATAAAGTCAGAGCAAGTTCGGATCGGGAAATGGTGTGGGATCAGCTAAAATCAAGCTCCTTTAAGTACGATATGAGCTTAAACTTGAACTTGTTTTAGTTCTCCTATACTTGTTATGTGTTGGTCGTTCTTATTTCTGTTTTAAGTGCATAAATTTGGATCGTTGGCTACAGATTGAACGAGAAGATGATTGAAACACTGTTTGTTGTAAATACACCGAACTCAAATCAGAAAGAATCAACTCGACGTCAAGTTCTTCCCTCACCAAGCCAGGAAAATAAGGTGCTTGATCAAAGAAAGCACAGAATATTGCAATTTCTTTAAGGGCATTGAATGTAACAATAGAGGAAGTCTATGAAGCCCTTTCAGAAGGTAACTTCGCTCTGCATTTCACTTTATTTTGCAATATTTTATTGGATTTGTTGGATAATGTATGCTCCACGAGCAATGAATATTGGTATCTTGGTGATTCTGTTTGCTTCTGTTTTAACTTTTATAGTTTATATATGCCCAGTCATTACAATTTGAGTTAACAAGCTGCCACACTAATATTTACTGCTTTTGTGCTCAATTGAGTCGGGATGATTGCCAAGCAGtttttgttgttgatgttaTTGCTGAATGGTACTTTACTAGTTGAAGTCCTTTTACTTCCATTTATGTTATAATCTATTTTTGCATCATCCTATAATCCCTTTGAAGTCTTGATCCATTAGTTAGCAATTTAAAATTCTAGAATTGGTGAATTATAAAGGGAGGCAGGCAGCTGTTCAGTGTAAGCTAGATTGCATTTTGAAAGTCGTAGGGAATTCAGAATATTGCTGCTGGGATTGTTTTGTGTGGATTATGTGTCTAGTATAAATTGTTCAAATATGTACTCATGTCTTACAGTTATTCTTGCTCTATCAAGGCCCTATTTTCTAATTGCATTCTTCAAACTTTTGGCACGAGTAcctgaaaatatttaattttctcaataaatggattttttaatcaatctcaTATTCTACTAATACTTATTCCTTAGGCCGTAGGCATTTCTCTTAGACTTGATATACCACTTGCCCCTGAATTTATTAAGAATATTGGACCCTTGCATCATTCTTATACCCAAAGACAGCTGGAACAAATCACACTGTGTAACATCTCAAACATGCACTCCCAAGTGTTTTTGCTAACTAAATTTGGTACTGTAATACACAGGTAATTCAGATGCTCTTGGAACTGAGCTGCTTGAAAGTTTATTGAAGATGGCTCCAACAAAGGATGAAGAACGTAGACTGAAAGAGTACAAAGATGATTCACCATTCAAACTTGGACCTGCGGAGAGATTTCTGAAGGCAGTGCTTGATATACCTTTTGCGTTTAAAAGGGTGGAAGCAATGCTCTACATGGCTAATTTTGAGTCTGAGGTTGAGTACCTCAAAAAATCGTTTGATACTCTTGAGGTAAATCAACTACTTAATACATTGGTATTTTAGCTGTTATCCGTTATTACCTGATTCAAATTTTTCTAGTATGATGGGAATTCTTCAATTAAATATTAGATCCACTGAACTGGCATCATAACATCAGATATGGCTAGAAATTTTTGCCCATAacacttctttcttcttcttgcttttcCATTATCAGTCACTTTGTCAGTTTTTTATAGCAGgaacttttcattttttttgtttttcagttttgttttcttttttgaatatttgacaTATGCGGTACATATAATTACCTATTTATCATCGAAACAATGTAGATTCATTTCCATCTTCACTTTTGTAGTAACCCtacatgaaaatcaaatttgagataTCTGATATGGTCTAACAGGATATGTAAGTCATTAATTGCTAAGAGGATTGGTACAAATACacagaaattaaaaagaagTCTTCCAGATACAGCCAAATACATTAAGGAAGTCCTATGGAGGTAAAGAGAAGAGGAATGAGTAACTTAAAAGTAAAGATCTTTGTTCGTTTatgttttttaagaaaattctattttgtaTGCTCTGCAAAATCATTAAGCTCAAAAAGGGCAGCCCCCCTTTTTTTCTGGCTAGATTTCTTACTCCAAATAAGCTATGTTTCATAAGGCTAAGTGAGTAAGATTTTTACTGGCGTGAGCCCTCATGCCACTTGTCAGTTTTGTATGATTTTGTTTGATGATTCTAGACTGAGCAAATTCTGGGAGAGGAATTTCATGGAAATGAAACCTTTGGCTTGATGGAGCGGATTAGTGGAATGGATGAACAATGTTTTTAGGGAGTGGGGATATTGATACGCACTCAGAGTATCTAATCTAAGAAGTTTGATGAGTAATCTCCAGAAATGTTATTCTTGTGCGTGTGTGTgctgtacaacttgcaggaagCTAGTGTTTTGTTGCTAGGTGAAGTAAAGTTGTTGAATTGCTGTCTTACATACTTTCTTTAGTTCAATTACaagaatgaaattttttaatttctacagGCAGCCTGTGAAGAACTGAGGAGCAGCAGGATGTTTTTGAAGCTTCTAGAAGCTGTGCTGAAGACTGGAAACCGCATGAATGTTGGGACAAACCGGGGTGATGCCCAAGCCTTCAAGCTTGACACACTCCTCAAGCTCGTTGATGTCAAGGGTGCCGATGGGAAAACCACTCTCTTGCATTTTGTTGTGCAGGAAATAATAAGAAGTGAAGGCGCTCGTCTTTCAGATGGTAACCAAAACCCAAAGTCAAGTTTTAATGACGACACAAAGTGTAGGaagcttggcctccaagttgtTTCTGGTCTCAGTTCAGAACTCTCAAATGTGAAGAAAGCTGCTGCCATGGATTCAGACGTGCTTAGCGGTGATGTAATGAAACTCTCAAAAGGACTTGGGAACATTGCAGAGGTTGTAGGATTAAATCAAACAAGGGGATCAGATGGCAGCAGCCAGAAATTTTCAGAGTCGATGAACAGGTTCATGAAAATGGCGGAGGAGGAGATTTTTCGCATTCAAGCCCAAGAGAGCGTTGCTCTTTCGCTAGTGAAGGAGATAACTGAATATTTTCATGGAAACTCGGCCAAGGAAGAAGCTCATCCGTTTAGAATCTTCATGGTGGTGAGGGACTTCCTAACAGTTCTTGATCGGGTTTGCAAGGAAGTTGGAATGATCAACGAGCGTACACTAGTCAGCTCTGCCCACAAATTCCCAGTTCCAGTAAATCCGATGTTGCAGCCAGTTAGCAGTGGATTCCCCGTAAAGCATCAGTTCAGTTCCTCAGATGATGAAACCTAATCTTTTTGTGGCTTATGTTGAACATCAAGGTCAAGGCAAGAGCCCAAATTGAATGTAATCTATGTAGTCTGGCTGGACAGGAGCTTGTTTGGGCATGGAACTTTAGTTCcacaagtgtaattttttaCCTTTTGTATCTATATATAGCTTTCATGTAAAaggtttttgggaattttttactctctatatatatgtacacatacATATGCAAAGGCTTAGTACGGAAGAATCCATATTAATTACGTAATCTTTCTGGTTTCGCCTGTAAAATGTGTAAGAAAGAGCTTCAGCTATAACTAaacctttcttttccttttcctttccctttcccttAGATGCTGAagcttttttattttggtcaaAAAGCAACGGCTAGTTTTGCTGGACTCAATTTTTCTCAAGTGTAATGATCTGAACTTGGAATTGAGAACGACAAAGGATGTGATGACGTACAGTGGCTTCATGGTAGACTGCATGTGGGTGCATGATTGCATCAAAAACTTGAACAACAAATAATTGAAGAAAGCAATCAGTAATCAAGTAAGAGAGGTTAATAGTGCGGAATACTGATAAGGGATAATTAGGGACTGGGGCCATGACAATAATGCTTGCCCCTTACTTTTTATGACCGTTAGTTTTGTTTGCAATGACAGCAAGCAAATATCAGGCATCATGGGGTGGAAGGTGGATGTACCGAACATAGATTTTCTatcattagaaaataaaatgaccGAATTGCCCTTGGTTCGGCAATGTTTacaattaattatcatttaCCCACATAAGTAAACTTCCCCTCCTCAACACTTGATCCCTTGGAGCACGGGAGATACTAAGTCACAGAAATAAGCTTTGGTAAAACAATGGAAAATGCAGTTCATCATGCAGCAGAAACTAGAAAAGACAATAAGTCAGAGGAGAAGTTCAGCTTCGGAACCAGTGCTATCATAATATTCAATCCATTATAATCTTTTTAAATCACATTATCAGGAACAGTAATCCAGTTGTAAGATGGATCCAGACTGAAGGTAACGATATCAATACTTGTATGTGACTAGAATGTGCAAATCCTATTTAATCCAGCCTTTGGGCTGTCTATAAATGTGTTTAAACTGAGGTGATTAGTTGCTTGGAATTTTGAGGATCCGCAATGACTCGGCATCCATGCGCTCTAGAATCCTTCGGGCTTCCTCCTCTGTAGCTGGAACCACCTTCCGAATCCTAGATCCGTTCTTCAGAGACTTTGCCTCTGGGCGGACAGTGAATGTGAAGTAGAATGTATTTGATACCTGCTTCAAAGGCAAAGTAGTGGTTGATGGAAAATTTATGTTTCAACCCGTTGAGACTTCTCTAACAGGATGGACCTTCAGGACTGAATCTGAAAAGAAAATGGCTATCAGATCCGACGTATCAAACATACCTCACTGGACCTGAGCTCAGGCCTCGTAACATGAGCGACAACCTCAACGTTAATTAAAGGCTGATCTGAGTGCTCCAACTCTGTGTATAAGACACATGCTTTGAATCGCAAGAAATCTCCAACGTCCACCTATTCACCAAGAAAAATGTAGTTTTCATACATAAATGCAGCACAAGTTTCTCTGCAAATGAAAGGGTGGTAGTTCCTATGTTAACATGTCTCGGAAGAATTGATAACGCCTATCCAAATACTGCAACTTGCAAGGGGTATAGGGTTGTGAAGTAACAATTTTCTTTCAGTAGGTAAGAAATGCACATGACAGGAAAATAAAAGGCCAAGCCATataccaccaccaccaaaagaGCCTGATCGTAGGAGTACTGGAGACTTGAATCTCACTAGGTGGAGGCTCAACCATGGATGACTTTGCATCAAAAAACAGTAAATTTATTCGTGAAAAGAACGCGGGAATGGGAGGGTGGGGAATCGTATGAACGTCAATGCCAAACTGTaaactcctctctctctttctctccccccaGAAATCCATTCTTTGGTCTTCCATGCACTATTATGGGCAATTATGACTGGAAAAAGCCGCAGACTATGAAGTTTATCTACACGGTCATGTATGAATGCTATGTTCTCAACTTGGAATTTTACAGCTGGCTTATCATAACTGAATTcaggtttatatttatttacttgtgaatgtattttttttggCATGGTCTTACAGCTGGCTTTTCTGTCTAAAAGGCACAAGAAACTCTAGGATTTCTGCTTCAGTACTTCTATTTGAAAGAGTTCTCAAAATTGTTTACACTTCACACAAGTATTAAGATGGAAGTTTGATGATGCATACTCACGGGTCTTAAGAAATCAACATGATCGACTTCAAGAAAGTAAGGCATCATGCCAGCAAACGCATAAGCAGTTGAGAAGGCCAATTCAAATGCTCGGAGCATCAAAAACCCGCCAAAAATCCGACCATGGATGTTTCTTTGCTGCGGCTGACAGATCATAGAGTTCTCAAGACGTGTATCCCTAAGAAGGATGGTGTCTCTATCAGCCAAGGCTGGCATGTCGCACAATATGCGTCCCTCAGTCAATAAAGCTGCAAGTCTGTTTACATCCCCATTCTCAATTTCCTTCCTGTCAtagattttcttcattttcctcaGTTTACTTCTTGCTTCTGCttcttcataaaataacttttcttGTTCAGTTTCTGGAGAGAGTCGGTTAACTGGAGCAGCTTTTCCAGTCTTAGAGTCACGGGCCACAAATATGAAGTTGGCTGTAAGAGCTATTGTTTCTGAAGCATCACAGCTCTCTGAAAAACAGAGGGAAGCAATTATCACAATCTACAGTTTAACTCAAATGCCAATATCCCTGCAATTAAAAGAACATTTGAAATAATGACCTATGTATTCTTCTGTTTACTTGACAAAACACAACATTCCtctaaagtaataataaaacaGGCTTTGGGTAATAAATGAATAAAGTGTACAATCATTAAAACACtgtaagagaaagaaaacagtTGGAGGTAATTGAGGTGGTCAGAAGGGTCATGGGCTAAGATTGGCTAATGGCTAAAACATGAAGTCAACCTTGAGATTTAATCATCTGCGTGAAGCAACGGTTTCATTAGTTTTCAACCTTTGCCTTGACTCATGCATTGGCAAATTTCATAACCATGACAACATAAGGAAAGATCCTAACATGAAAGAACTAATCAACAGCTCTATTTCTGGAATAGCACAAACTGTTAAgacaacttgaaaaaaaaaatcaagttatCTCAGGAAAATAATATTGCAGGATGCAGAATCTAGAATGATATTCCGGAAAATGTTCCCAGAAGAGTTAGAACTGATAAGTTAGAGAAGGTTTGTGTTTAGGACCATTTTGTTAGTATACGAAGTGGACAAAGACAACCGTGTGGCCTGCAAAAGAGACTAGTTATGTTCAATGGAGCAAGACAgaaaatgcaacaaaaaaaatgtgGTCATATCAATATGATTGAATGGAGGTAAGTACCTCCGAGATTTGTGTGAGTATCCCTTGTATAGAATGTAACAAAGCAGTCATAATTCAGATGACAGGATTTCTGAAATGATAAAGGTACATACAAAATGGGATGTCCTGAACAAGTGTGGTATAAGCTTTAACAGGTGGTCTGATAAGTAGACTGAAAAGTAGACAAGTTAGTACCTCTCCAGTAAACACGTGGCTTGGAATATTGAATCAACGAAACTACTAGATCTTATTTTTCCAATAATGcaaatactataaattattCTCTCCTAAACTTTTGGTATAGGGACTACTTGGAATTTTTTATCTAGCTGTAGACATGCCACTATAGATTTATATCTTACACCATTAAGATGGAAAAGGAAGCAAGAATgtaattaaacattaaattcaTTTAGAAACTAAAATCTTATACAGCTTCTCTAAATACCATGATGTACTTGAATCTAGTTCTcttttcctctcatctcttccatTCTAAAATGCAACATTATGATATTTAATTGGTTTTTGATTATGTATGGTGAAACCAACCTCCTATTAAAAATGAATGTATTTTCCCTGAAAGACCACAAAGATAATAAATGTGGATATGGGTCTGATATAATACCATTTGTTGACTGAgtgacttctagttgaatctCAATTGAAGATCGTCCAACCCATATAACAGCACCAACCATTCTCAGATCAATGTCAACACTGATTGGCTTCTTCAGCACCATTTTGTCAACAGAAGCAGTGACTAGCAAGAGAGGCCTTGTCATGCTATCATCATCAGAGCAGTGCTACGCACAAACAAACAGTTATATCATTAGGTGAATGCAGGTGGTGGAAAAGTGTGTTCTACAATGGGGTGAAAAAATTGCACTGCACGAGCTAATTATTCAAT
This genomic stretch from Diospyros lotus cultivar Yz01 chromosome 1, ASM1463336v1, whole genome shotgun sequence harbors:
- the LOC127801709 gene encoding acyl-coenzyme A thioesterase 2, chloroplastic; this encodes MGSNSSPSNTIPVVSTFASPFQNSHQPDATRKALSLWPGMYHSPVTNALWEARSKIFERLLDPPVDAPPQSQLLTKTPSQTRTTVLYNFSTDYILREQYRNPWNEVRIGKLLEDLDALAGTISVKHCSDDDSMTRPLLLVTASVDKMVLKKPISVDIDLRMVGAVIWVGRSSIEIQLEVTQSTNESCDASETIALTANFIFVARDSKTGKAAPVNRLSPETEQEKLFYEEAEARSKLRKMKKIYDRKEIENGDVNRLAALLTEGRILCDMPALADRDTILLRDTRLENSMICQPQQRNIHGRIFGGFLMLRAFELAFSTAYAFAGMMPYFLEVDHVDFLRPVDVGDFLRFKACVLYTELEHSDQPLINVEVVAHVTRPELRSSEVSNTFYFTFTVRPEAKSLKNGSRIRKVVPATEEEARRILERMDAESLRILKIPSN